A genome region from Camelina sativa cultivar DH55 chromosome 10, Cs, whole genome shotgun sequence includes the following:
- the LOC104719207 gene encoding beta-glucosidase 32-like: MEIKLVALVLITLSVASWDAAQGRSLRSPTAPLNRYSFPPDFDFGVASSAYQYEGAVEEGGRAPSIWDRFTHEFPERTSMDNGDVAVDFYHRYKDDIKLMKEMNLDTFRFSLSWSRILPSGKLSDGVNKEGVQFYKNLIDELIKNGIKPFITIYHWDIPQALDDEYGSFLSPRIIDDFRNYARFCFQEFGDKVNLWTTFNEPYVYSVAGYDRGNKAIGRCSKWVNSLCVAGDSGTEPYLVSHHLLLAHAAAAEEFRKCDKISKDAKIGIVLSPYWFEPYDINSNADKEAVERALVFNVGWHLNPLVFGDYPETMKTNAGKRLPSFTKEESMIVKNSFDFIGINYYTTRFIAHDLHADLSRPRFTTDQHLQYRLTNRSGDYISSESDGSKLLWSYPEGLRKILNYIKDKYNNPTIYITENGYDDYEDGILTREEILEDTPRIMYLQKHLQHLQKAITEDGCDVRGYFTWSMLDNFEWEHGYGVRYGLYYIDYSDGLKRIAKSSAKWFKHFLQRSEKPRLMVLFERVKNWWSALQMI; encoded by the exons ATGGAAATTAAGCTAG TTGCACTAGTACTAATTACACTAAGTGTAGCATCATGGGATGCTGCACAGGGAAGATCTCTTAGATCTCCTACGGCACCTCTAAATCGTTATAGCTTTCCtcctgattttgattttggcgTTGCTTCTTCCGCTTATCAG TATGAAGGTGCagtagaagaaggaggaagGGCCCCGAGCATATGGGATCGTTTTACACATGAATTCCCAg aaaGGACAAGCATGGACAACGGAGATGTTGCTGTAGACTTTTACCATCGTTACAAG GACGACATCAAATTAATGAAGGAAATGAATTTGGATACTTTCAGATTTTCACTATCCTGGTCAAGAATATTACCAA GTGGAAAACTAAGTGATGGAGTAAATAAAGAAGGGGTTCAATTCTACAAGAATCTTATTGATGAACTTATCAAGAATG GTATTAAACCATTTATAACAATCTATCACTGGGATATACCTCAAGCTCTTGATGATGAGTACGGTAGCTTTTTGAGTCCTCGAATCAT AGATGATTTTAGAAACTATGCCAGATTCTGTTTCCAAGAATTTGGAGACAAGGTCAATCTATGGACAACGTTCAATGAGCCATATGTTTATAGCGTTGCGGGTTATGATAGGGGAAATAAAGCAATCGGTCGATGTTCAAAATGGGTAAACAGTTTGTGTGTAGCTGGTGATTCGGGCACTGAGCCTTATTTAGTATCTCACCACCTTCTTCTTGCTCacgctgctgctgctgaagaGTTCAGGAAATGTGACAAG ATTTCAAAAGATGCCAAGATAGGCATAGTGTTGTCTCCTTATTGGTTCGAGCCATATGACATTAATTCTAATGCTGATAAAGAAGCAGTTGAACGAGCTCTTGTTTTTAATGTTGGTTG GCATCTTAACCCTTTAGTCTTTGGAGATTATCCCGAAACGATGAAGACAAACGCTGGAAAGAGATTACCTTCTTTCACCAAAGAAGAATCTATGATAGTAAAAAATTCATTTGATTTTATCGGAATAAACTACTACACAACACGTTTCATCGCTCATGATCTTCACGCGGATCTTTCACGGCCTCGATTCACAACCGACCAACACCTGCAATATAGAT TGACAAATCGTAGCGGCGATTACATCTCATCAGAATCG GATGGTTCGAAACTTCTTTGGTCATATCCAGAAGGCTTACGAAAGATTCTTAATTATATCAAAGATAAATACAATAATCCAACTATTTACATCACTGAAAACG GTTATGATGACTATGAAGATGGGATACTCACACGTGAAGAGATACTAGAAGATACACCGAGAATAATGTACCTCCAAAAACATCTTCAACATCTCCAGAAAGCAATCAC TGAGGATGGGTGTGACGTAAGAGGCTACTTCACATGGTCGATGTTGGATAATTTCGAATGGGAACATGGATATGGAGTGAGATACGGATTGTACTACATCGACTATTCAGATGGTTTAAAAAGAATTGCTAAAAGCTCGGCCAAATGGTTCAAGCATTTTCTTCAGAGATCCGAAAAGCCAAGGCTAATGGTTCTGTTTGAGAGAGTCAAGAATTGGTGGTCTGCATTACAGATGATCTAA